Part of the Streptomyces sp. f51 genome is shown below.
AGCGCAGGCCGTCCGTGGGCGGCAGGCGGTCCGTCCCCCGGGTCAGGTCCTCGGCCTTCGTGATGGCGAGGCCCGCGAGCTCCGTGGGCGGCTGCTCGCGCAGCCGGCGCATGGCGTCCGCGATGACCGAGAGGTCCTCCACCCGCACCGAGAGCTGGTCGGTGGCGTGCAGTCCGTAGGCGACGGCGATGTCGTCGAGGAGATCCAGCAGGGTCCGGCCCCGCTCCTTGAGCTCCGAGGCCAGCTCGGTGATCAGGAGGGCGGCGGTGATGCCGTCCTTGTCGCGTACGCCGTCGGGGTCGACGCAGTAGCCGAGCGCCTCCTCGTACCCGAACCGCAGTCCCTCGACGCGGGCGATCCACTTGAAGCCGGTGAGCGTCTCCTCGTACGGCAGACCCGCGCCCTCGGCGATCCGGCCGAGCAGCGAGGAGGAGACGATCGACTCGGCGAAGACGCCCCGCGCGCCGCGTCGCACCAGGTGCTCGGCGAGCAGCGCGCCGACCTCGTCGCCGCGCAGCATGCGCCAGTCGGCGCCGGCCCTCACGGCCACGGCGCACCGGTCGGCGTCCGGGTCGTTGGCGATGATCAGGTCGGGTTCCGCCGCGCGGGCCGTCGCGAAGGCGAGGTCCATCGCCCCGGGCTCCTCCGGGTTGGGGAAGGCCACGGTCGGGAAGTCCGGGTCGGGCTCGGCCTGCTCGGCGACGAGCACCGGCTCGGGGAAGCCGGCCCGCGCGAAGGCGGCGAGCAGCACGTCCTTGCCGACGCCGTGCATGGCCGTGTACACCGTGCGGGCGGTGCGCGGCGAGCCCTCGGCGAGGACGGCGTCCGTACGGGCCAGGTAGGCGTCCAGGACGCTCTCGTCGAGGGTCTCCCAGCCGGAGTCCGGGCGGGGTACGTCGGCGAGCGCGCGGACCGCGTCGATCTCGGCGGCGATCTCCGCGTCGGCCGGCGGGACGATCTGCGAACCGTCGCCGAGGTACACCTTGTAGCCGTTGTCCCGGGGCGGGTTGTGGCTCGCGGTGACCTCCACGCCCGCGACCGCGCCGAGATGCCGTATGGCGTAGGCGAGGACGGGGGTGGGCAGCGGCCGGGGCAGGACGGCGGCGCGCAGGCCGGCGCCCGTCATCACGGCCGCCGTGTCGCGGGCGAAGTCGGCGGACTTGTGGCGGGCGTCGTAGCCGATCACCACGAGGCCGCCGGTCTGCCCCTTGGACTTGAGGTACGCGGCGAGTCCGGCCGCGGCGCGGATGACCACGGATCGGTTCATCCGCATCGGCCCCGCGCCGAGCTCACCGCGCAGACCCGCGGTGCCGAACTGGAGCGTGCCGCTGAAACGGGCGGTCAGCTCCGTGACGTCCTCGGCCTCGACGAGCTTGGCGAGTTCGTCACGGGTCTCCGCGTCGGGGTCCTCGGCCAGCCACGCCTTGGCCCGCGCGATGAGTTCGTCCTGCACCTGGGGTGCACCTCTCTCTTCGGTCGTACGGTTCCGTGTGCCCGGGTCGTCGCGCCCCCGGCGCCGGGGGCGGACTCGCCGTCGCCTACAGACGATCCAGCACCTGGGTCAGAAGTTCCCCCATGCGCGCGGCCGAGTCGCGGCCGGCCTGGAGGACTTCCTCGTGATTGAGGGGCTCGCCCGTCATACCGGCGGCGAGGTTGGTGACCAGGGAGATGCCGAGCACCTCGGCGCCCGCCTCGCGCGCGGCGATGGCTTCGAGGGTCGTCGACATGCCCACGAGGTCGGCGCCGATGACACGGGCCATCCGGATCTCGGCGGGCGTCTCGTAGTGCGGGCCGGGGAACTGGGCGTAGACACCCTCCTCCAGGGAGGGGTCGACCTCCTTGCACAGCGCGCGCAGCCGCGGCGAGTACAGGTCGGTGAGGTCCACGAAGTTCGCGCCGACGATCGGCGAGGTGGCCGTCAGGTTGATGTGGTCGCTGATCAGCACGGGCTGACCGGGGCGCATGCCCTCGCGCAGACCGCCGCAGCCGTTGGTGAGCACGATGGTCTTGCAGCCGGCGGCGACGGCGGTACGGACCCCGTGCGCGACGGCGGCGACACCACGGCCCTCGTAGTAGTGGGTGCGGCCGAGGAAGACCAGGGCGCGCTTGTCGCCGATGCGGTACGAGCGGATCGTGCCGCCGTGGCCCTCGACCGCCGGCGGCGGGAAGCCGGGCAGCTCGGTGACCGGGAACTCGGCCTCGGGGGTGCCGAGGGCGTCCACGGCGGGGGCCCAGCCGGAGCCCATCACGAGAGCGACGTCGTGGGTCTCGGCGCCGGTGAGCTCGCGCAGGCGCGTGGCGGCGGCGTCGGCGGCGGCGTGGGGGTCGCCCTGGATGTCGTCCGGAAGAAGAGATGCGTTCACGCGCAAGAGCGTAGCCGGTCTGGGCCTACGCGCGTAGATGACGGAGCTCACGGTCTTGCGATCGTTGTCTTGTCGTTTCCGACGAACGGGTGCGGGGCGAGGGCGTCGACAGGGCGCCCTCGCGACGGAGCGGGACCGGGCGGGCGAGTGGGGAGAACCGCCGGGGCGCGGCGGCGTGGGCGCGGCTCAGCAGGGGCGTTTGCGGAGCTCCATGACGTAGTCGTGGGGTGCTCCCGCCGACTCGGCGGCATCCGCCAGCTCGCCCAGATAACGCGCCGAGGGCAGTCCCCCCTCGTACCCGTTCAGTACGTAGACCCACGCCGGCTCCTCACCCTCCAGGGTGTGCACCCGTACACGCATCCGGCGGTAGACGTCGAGGCCGACGCCCTCCCAGCGGTCCATGGAGTCCTCGTCCAGCGGCGCGATGTCGTACAGCGCCACGAAGACCTGGGACCGCGGCGCCTCGACGATGGTCGCGAGCGCCCCCTCCCAGCCCATGTGCTCGCCGCCGAAGGTCAGCCGCCAGCCGTTCAGCCAGCCCGTGGCGCGCAGCGGCGAATGCGGGGCGCGGCGCGTCATGAGCCGCGGGTCGAGATTGCCGGCGTACGCGGCGTAGAGCGACATGGGGTCGAGGGTACGGCAGCGGCCCGCACGCCTCTCGCGTAACAAAGTGGCTCGGATGCACCCGTCCCGGGGCCCCTGGGCGGAAGCACCTTGAAGCGTGCGGGACAATGGAGTACGTGACTCGGATCGTGATCATCGGTGGCGGACCCGGCGGATATGAAGCGGCCCTGGTGGCCGCGCAGCTCGGCGCGGAGGTGACCGTCGTCGACTGCGACGGTCTGGGCGGGGCGTCGGTGCTCACCGACTGCGTGCCGTCGAAGACTCTCATCGCCACGGCCGAGGTGATGACGACGTTCGACTCCTCCTACGAGGAGCTGGGGATCATCGTCGCCGACGACACCCCTCCGCTGGAGCAGGCGGCCAGGGTGGTGGGCGTCGACCTCGGCAAGGTCAACCGCCGGGTGAAGCGCCTCGCGCTCGCCCAGTCGCACGACATCACGGCCTCGGTGACCCGCGCCGGCGCCCGCGTCCTGCGCGGACGCGGACGGCTCGAGGGCATGCAGTCCCTGGACGGCTCCCGCAAGGTCGTCGTGAGCGCCGCGGACGGCACGGAGGAGACCCTCACCGCCGACGCCGTGCTCATCGCCACCGGCGGACACCCGCGCGAGCTGCCCGACGCGCAGCCCGACGGCGAGCGCATCCTGAACTGGACCCAGGTCTACGACCTCGACGAGCTCCCCGAGGAGCTCATCGTGGTCGGCTCCGGTGTCACCGGCGCCGAGTTCGCCGGTGCCTACCAGGCGTTGGGCTCCCGCGTCACCCTCGTCTCCAGCCGTGACCGCGTGCTGCCGGGCGAGGACCCGGACGCCGCCGCCGTCCTGGAGGACGTCTTCCGCCGCCGCGGGATGAACGTCATGGCCCGCTCCCGCGCCGAGTCGGCCAAGCGCGTCGGCGACCGCGTCGAGGTCACGCTCTCCGACGGCCGGGTCATCAGCGGCACGCACTGCCTGATGGCCGTCGGCGCCATCCCGAACAGCAGCGGGATGGGCCTGGAGGAGGCCGGCGTCAAGGTCCGCGACTCCGGGCACATCTGGACCGACAAGGTCTCGCGCACGACCGCCCCGGGCGTGTACGCGGCCGGTGACGTGACCGGCGTCTTCGCCCTCGCGTCCGTCGCCGCCATGCAGGGCCGCATCGCCATGTACCACTTCCTCGGCGACGCCGTGGCCCCGCTGAACCTGAAGACGGTCTCCTCGAACGTCTTCACCGACCCCGAGATCGCCACCGTCGGCTACAGCCAGGCGGACGTCGACGGGGGCAAGATCGACGCCCGGGTCGTGAAGCTGCCGCTGCTGCGCAACCCGCGCGCCAAGATGCAGGGCATCCGCGACGGCTTCGTCAAGATCTTCTGCCGTCCCGGCACCGGCATCGTGGTCGGCGGCGTGGTCGTCTCCCCGCGCGCCTCGGAGCTGATCCACCCCATCTCGATCGCGGTCGACAACAATCTGACGGTCGAACAGATCGCGAACGCGTTCACCGTGTACCCGTCCCTGTCCGGCTCGATCGCCGAGGTGGCCCGGCAGCTGCACACACGGAAGATCACGGGCGAGGGCTGACCCCTTCCGGCGACTCCCCGCCGGTCAGGGGGAGTTGGTGACGCCGAACACGGCAGGGGCGGTGCGAGTGGGCACGTATACCACTGAGCACCCCACCATGCGAACAACTTCTGTTATTCGGCGCAAACTGCTGAAAGCAGACGGTCGTTGGGGTTACTGTCAGTTTCGTGTTCGCTGCAGAACGTCGCCAATTGATCCTCGAAATGGTGCGAGCGAACGGGGCCGTGTCGCTCCGTGAGCTCGCCCGCGTCGTCCAGACCTCCGAAGTGACCGTACGGCGGGACGTGCGCGCGCTGGAGGCAGAAGGACTCCTCGACCGCCGGCACGGCGGTGCGGTACTGCCGGGCGGGTTCACGCGCGAGTCCGGCTTCCCGCAGAAATCGCATCTCGCGACCGCCGAGAAGACGGCCATCGCCGATCTCGCCGCGGGTCTCGTCGAAGAGGGCGAGGCCATCGTGGTGGGGGCGGGTACCACCACGCAGGAGCTGGCCCGCCGGCTCGCGCGGGTGCCCGGTCTGACCGTCGTCACCAACTCCCTGCTGGTGGCCCAGGCGTTGGCCCATGCCAACCGCGTGGAGGTCGTGATGACCGGCGGCACCCTGCGCGGTTCCAACTACGCCCTGGTCGGCTCGGGTGCGGAGCAGTCCCTGCAAGGGCTGCGCGTGTCCCGGGCGTTCCTCTCCGGGAGCGGTCTGACCGCCGAGCGCGGACTCTCCACGTCCAACATGCTCTCGGCTTCCGTGGACCGCGCCCTCGTCCAGGCGGCCGCCGAGGTCGTGGTCCTCGCCGACCACACCAAGCTCGGGACGGACACCATGTTCCAGACGGTGCCCACCGACCTCATCACCCGTCTGGTCACGGACGAGCCGCCCGCCCACGACGACCGCGCGGCCACCGAACTCCAGGCCCTGGCCGATCAGGGCGTGCAGATCGCGGTGGCCGGGTCATCGGCCTCGGGCGGCGCGGGAGGTGATCCGCTCCCGGCGGGGCGCCAGCCGCGCCGGGACGTACCCCTCCCGGGCCCGCGCCGCGGCCAGGTGGTCCCGGGCTCGGGACCGCAACTACGCAGCGCGGCGGTCATGGGGGACCAGCCCCCGGCCGAAAGAGCGCGCGTGGCCGATCTTCGACGTCGCTGAGAGGCGTCGGGACGGTGAGGCGGACGGCCGAACCCTTCGGCCGGCCGACCGGACCGGCCCGCGGGCCGGCACGGTGAACCAGGCCGGTTCACGGTCGCACACCACCGCGGGCGGGGCGGTCCGAGCTCCCGGGCGCAGGCCGGGCCCTGCGGTTCGGGCCGGAGGCCGGTTCACGGCTTCAGGCCGCGCAGTGTCAGGTTCAGCAGGCGGTCGGCCAGCGCGGGGTCGTCCGCGGTTTCCTCCGCCGCCAGCGCGATCGCGTTGGTCAGCTGGAGGAGATCACCGATCGAGACGTCGGGGCGCACGGCCCCCGACTCCTGGGCGCGGAGCAGCAGGGCGCTGCCCGCCTCACGCATCGGGCCGCTGCACCGGGCGAGGTGGGAACCCTCGTCCCGCGAGGCCGACATGAGGGCACGGGCGAGTCCCCGGTACTCACCCGCGTGCGTGATGATCTCGCGCAGCCACCGCACCAGGGCGGTGCACGGCTCCGGCGCGTCGAGCAACTCGCGCGAGCGGGCCAGCAGATCGCTCACGGCCTCTTCGAAGACCGCGCTCATCAGGGCGTGCCGATTCGGGAAGTGCCGGTACAGCGTGCCGATGCCGACGCCCGCGCGCCGGGCCACGTCCTCCAGGGACGTGTCCGTGCCGTGCTCGGCGAACGCGGAGCGCGCCTCGTCCAGCAGCCGTCCGTGGTTGCGCCGGGCGTCCGCGCGCATCACGCGCGGCGCTCCCGGACCCCGGGCGGGCTCCGACGTCCCGGCCCACTCCTTCGCGGTCGCGCCCGCCATGGCTTCCACCTGCCCTCTCCCGCCGCCCGGCTGCGCTCCAGGATGCCACCGGCGGCGCCTCGCCGGACGCCCGCGGGCTCCGCGCCGGACGGCTCGAAGCATCATGGGCGGTTGCGCGGGCGGGGAACCGGGCGCCGTCCCGCCCGGGACGCACTCCGTACGCGAAAGTGCCCGGCGGGCTCGTACACGAAAGCGCCCGGCGGGCCGCGGACGCGGTTCGCCGGGCGCTGTTGACGCGCCGTGGGACGGATGGATCACCCGTCCCGTGCTCAGTCCTTGATCTCGCAGATGGGGGCGCCCGAGGTGATGGAGGCGCCCACCTCCGCGCTCAGACCCTTGACGGTTCCGGAGCGGTGCGCGTTCAGGGGCTGTTCCATCTTCATGGCCTCCAGGACGACGATCAGATCGCCCTCCTTGACCTCCTGGCCCTCCTCGACGGCCACCTTGACGATGGTGCCCTGCATCGGGGAGGCGAGGGTGTCGCCCGAGGCGACCGGGCCGGACTTCTTCGCGGCGCGGCGCTTGGGCTTGGCGCCCGCGGCCAGACCCGTACGGGCCAGCGACATGCCCAGCGAGACGGGCAGCGAGACCTCGAGGCGCTTGCCGCCGACCTCGACGACCACCGTCTCACGGCCGGGCTCGTCGTCGGTCTCGGCGTCGGCCGGGGCGGCGAACGGCTTGATCTCGTTGACGAACTCGGTCTCGATCCAGCGGGTGTGGACCGTGAACGGGTCGGCGGAGCCGGTCAGCTCGGGGGCGAACGCCGGGTCCTCGACCACCGCGCGGTGGAAGGGGATCGCGGTCGCCATGCCCTCGACCTGGAACTCGGCCAGGGCGCGGGCGGCCCGCTGGAGGGCCTGCTCGCGGGTGGCGCCGGTGACGATCAGCTTGGCGAGCAGGGAGTCCCAGGCAGGGCCGATGACGCTGCCGGACTCGACGCCCGCGTCCAGACGGACACCGGGGCCGGTCGGCGCCGAGAAGGCCGTGACCGTGCCGGGGGCGGGCAGGAAGTTGCGGCCCGGGTCCTCGCCGTTGATGCGGAACTCGATGGAGTGGCCGCGCAGTTCGGGGTCGCCGTAGCCCAGTTCCTCGCCGTCGGCGATACGGAACATCTCGCGGACCAGGTCGATGCCGGCGACCTCCTCGGTGACCGGGTGCTCGACCTGGAGACGGGTGTTGACCTCCAGGAAGGAGATCGTGCCGTCCATGCCGACCAGGAACTCCACGGTTCCCGCGCCGACGTAGCCAGCCTCCTTCAGGATCGCCTTGGAGGACGCGTACAGCTCCGCCACCTGCGCCTCGGAGAGGAACGGGGCGGGGGCCTCCTCGACCAGCTTCTGGTGCCGGCGCTGGAGCGAGCAGTCACGGGTGGAGACGACGACCACGTTGCCGTGGCTGTCGGCCAGGCACTGGGTCTCGACGTGCCGGGGCTTGTCGAGGTAGCGCTCCACGAAGCACTCGCCGCGACCGAAGGCCGCGACCGCCTCGCGCACCGCCGAGTCGTACAGCTCCGGCACCTCTTCCAGGTTCCGGGCGACCTTCAGACCGCGCCCGCCGCCACCGAAGGCGGCCTTGATCGCGATGGGCAGGCCGTGCTGCTCGGCGAACGCGACGACCTCGTCGGCACCCGAGACCGGGTCCGGGGTGCCGGCCACCAGCGGCGCGCCCGCGCGCTGCGCGATGTGCCGGGCGGCGACCTTGTCACCGAGGTCGCGGATCGCCTGCGGCGGCGGGCCGATCCAGATCAGCCCGGCGTCGAGAACGGCCTGGGCGAAGTCCGCGTTCTCCGAAAGGAAGCCGTAACCCGGATGGATGGCATCCGCGCCCGAGTCCTTGGCGGCCTGGAGCACCTTGCCGAAGTCCAGGTAACTGGAGGCCGGAGTGTCACCGCCCAGCGCGAACGCCTCGTCCGCTGCACGGACATGCAGAGCGTCCCGGTCCGGTTCCGCATACACGGCAACGCTCGCGATCCCGGCATCCCGACATGCTCGGGCCACGCGGACAGCGATTTCGCCACGGTTGGCGATGAGCACCTTGCGCACGATGGCTCCCTCCTTGAAAACAAGCCGAGTTTAGGGACAGCCAACACGACGTTTCGAGCTGTCCCCAGTGGTGAGCTTGCCCACACGGAGCGTGATACGAGGCTCGCCCTACCCGTGAAATCCCTTGTCGTGCCAAGGCACGCGGGAATCCCTCCCTGAACCCTAGCCCTCCTGTGTGGCCAAGGTCTCTGTGACTCCGTGCTGCGGCCCACAACGATTCTTTGTCGAGTCCCTACGAATGGCCCAATGATTCTTTGCCCTTGACGGAACCCTTGTCCCTGGGTTTACCCGTTAGTAGCGTTCGGGATGTCCAGAACGTACTTGGGGTAACAGCGCGGAAGTGGGTGGGGCCGGTGGTGCGCAGACCGCTGGTGTGGGTGGCGGCGATCGTGCTCTTCGTGGAGGCGATGGGGATCGCTCTCCTCAACTGGTACCTGGGCATGGTGGTCGACCGCCAGGACATGTCGATGGCGGGACTCGACTCCGACCTGATGGCGCGGTCGTCGAAGATCGGCGGCCTGGTCTTCGGTCTCTACTTCCTGGCATGTGCCGTCGCGGCCCTGCTGGTCGCGCTCAGGCAGCGTCCCCCGGGTCTGTTCGGGCGTGTCCTGCTGATCAGCGCCGCCGTGGTGCACGCCCTGCTCGGCGCCTTCACTGTGGGCCTGGTGGGCTGGCGAGCTTTCACCTTCATGATGGTCGGGTTCGCGTTGACCGTGTTCACCCTCCTGGCGTACGACGGCCGGGAGACGGGCCCCGTCGACGCCGCGCCGGAGACCGGCGGGACGGGTGACGGCGAGGGCGACACCGCCGAGGAGGGCACCGTTCCCGGCGAGGCCGCCGGCACCCGGGGCGCGGTCCCCGGCGAGGACGGCGCCGCGGCGGGGCGTGTCGGCCTGGAGAAGGACTCCGGTCCGAAGGGCGTCGGGGCGAGCGGCGCCGAGGCCGAGGGGGCCGAGGCGACGGGCGCCGTCGAAGAGGAGGCCGCGGTCGCGGCCGCCGCCGTCTCCTGACGGCGGTCCGACCGCTCCCGCCGTGGACCTCAGGCTTCCCGGGGCGTCCACAACTCCGTGATGCCGACGCCCAGTTCGGCGAGCAGCCTGCGGACGAGCGGCAGGGAGATGCCGATCACGTTGCCGTGGTCGCCGTCGATGCCCTCGATGAACGGGGCGGACCGGCCGTCCAGGGTGAACGCCCCCGCCACGTGCAGGGGTTCACCCGTGGCGACGTACGCGGCGATCTCCGCGTCGGTCGGCTCGCCGAAGCGGACCACGGTCGAGGCGATCGCGGACTCCCACCGCTTCTGCTCCGTGTCCCAGACGCAGTGCCCGGTCTGGAGCGTGCCCGCCCGGCCGCGCATCGCCCGCCAGCGCGCGGTGGCCTCCTCGGCGTCCGCGGGCTTGCCGAGGGCCTGGCCGTCCAGGTCGAGCACGGAGTCGCAGCCGATCACCAGCGCGCCCTGTACCTCGGGCCTGGCCGCCACGACGGATGCCTTCGCCTCGGCCAGCGCGAGGGCGAGTTCGGCGGGCGTGGGCGCGGTGACGGCGTCCTCGTCGAACCCGCTCACGATCACCTCGGGGGCGAGTCCGGCCTGCCGCAGCAGATTGAGGCGGGCGGGGGACTGGGAGGCGAGGACGAGACGGCGGCGCGGCTGATCGGTCATGTGATCAGGGTATCGGCGCCGTTCGGCCCCTGCCTCGGCTGCCGTTCGCGGGGCGCGGGCGGCCGCGCTCCCGCCCCGGCGCCGGGTCCGCTCAGTGGACGCCGAGCAGGACCATCGCGACCACCATGGCCACCGCGAGGAGAACACCCAGCCGCCGCAACATGTCCTGCATGTCGCGCAGCTCATCCGGGGGTTCGTTCTCGGGGTCGGACCACAGCATGCTCCCGATCGTGCGACGGCGGGGCCGCCGGACGCCTGAGTACGCGTACTCAACTTGCGGGCATCCTGTGAAAACCGCACCGCGGCAGGACCGGCGGTGCGGTGGTCGGGGAAAGCCGGGATCCCCCGGGGACGGGGTCCACGGGGGATCGGCGGCGCCCACGTCCTGCCGGCGGGACTAGCCCGGCCAGTAGGTGCGGCCCCACGTCGCCGGGCCCGGCCGCGGGAGCCGGCGCGCGGCGATACGGGCCGGGTCGGACCAGGAGTCACGCGGCCCGGACGCGCCGGACGGGGCGGACGCCACCGCCGCGGCGCGCGCGCGGACCACCGCCAGTGCGGCGGCCAGCTCCTCCGGGGTCGGATTGCCCCGTACGACCTTGATCGTCATGTCTGCTCCCAGGATCCGGGGTCTGCGGGGTTCTAGAGCGGGATGTTGCCGTGCTTCTTCGGAGGCAGTGACGCCCGCTTCGTCCGCAGCTGACGCAGGCCGCGCACGACGTGGGAGCGGGTCTGCGACGGCATGATCACACCGTCGATGTAGCCGCGCTCGGCCGCCGTGTACGGGTTCAGCAGCGTGTCCTCGTACTCCTGGATCAGCCGGGCCCTGGTGGCGTCCTGGTCCTCGGCCGCCGCGATGGTGCGGCGGTGCAGGATGTTCACCGCGCCCTGCGCGCCCATGACCGCGATCTGCGCGGTGGGCCAGGCGAGATTGAGGTCGGCGCCCAGGTGCTTGGAGCCCATGACGTCGTACGCGCCGCCGAACGCCTTGCGGGTGATGACCGTGATCAGCGGGACGGTCGCCTCGGCGTACGCGTAGATCAGCTTGGCGCCGCGCCGGATGATGCCGGTGTGCTCCTGGTCGACGCCCGGGAGGAAGCCGGGCACGTCCACGAAGGTCAGGACGGGCACGTTGAACGCGTCGCAGGTCCGCACGAAGCGCGCGGCCTTCTCGCTCGCGTCGATGTCGAGGCAACCGGCGAACTGCATCGGCTGGTTGGCGACGATGCCGACCGGGTGGCCCTCGACCCGGCCGAAGCCGGTCAGGATGTTCGGCGCGAACAGCGGCTGCGTCTCGAAGAACTCGGCGTCGTCCAGGACGTGTTCGATCACCGTGTGCATGTCGTACGGCTGGTTCGCGCTGTCCGGCACGATCGTGTCCAGCTCGCGGTCCTCGTCCGTGAGCGCGAGGTCCGCCTCCTCCGCGAACACCGGGGGCTCGCTGAGGTTGTTGGACGGCAGGTACGACAGCAGCTGCTTGACGTACTCGATGGCGTCCTTCTCGTCGCCCGCCATGTGATGGGCCACGCCCGACACGGCGTTGTGCGTCCGGGCGCCGCCCAGCTCCTCGAAGCCGACGTCCTCGCCCGTCACCGTCTTGATGACGTCGGGACCCGTGATGAACATGTGCGAGGTCTGATCGACCATCACCGTGAAGTCGGTGATGGCCGGGGAGTACACCGCACCGCCCGCGCACGGACCGACGACCAGGCTGATCTGCGGGATGACACCCGACGCGTGCGTGTTGCGGCGGAAGATCTCGCCGTACATGCCGAGAGCGCTCACGCCCTCCTGGATCCGGGCGCCGCCCGAGTCGTTGATGCCGATGACCGGGCAGCCGGTCTTCAGCGCGAAGTCCATCACCTTCATGATCTTCTGGCCGTAGACCTCGCCGAGAGCACCGCCGAACACGGTGAAGTCCTGGGAGAACACGGCGACCGGACGGCCGTCGACCGTGCCGTAGCCGGTCACCACACCGTCGCCGTACGGGCGGTTCTTCTCCAGGCCGAAGTCGGTCGACCGGTGCCGCGCGAACTCGTCGAACTCGACGAAGGAGTCGTCGTCCATCAGCAGGTCGATGCGCTCACGAGCCGTCAACTTGCCCTTGGCGTGCTGCTTTTCGACGGCGCGCTCCGAGCCGGCGTGCGTCGCTTCCTGGATACGGCGCTGAAGATCCGCGAGCTTGCCCGCGGTGGTGTGGATGTCGGGGTGGTGCAGCTCTTCCGGCTCGGACATCGGGATGCGGCTCCCTGCCTGATCTAAGGGGACGTGAGGGTGACTGCTCGGAAAACGCGGTGCTCGGGAACGAGATGCTCTGAAACGGGACGCTCAGAAGGGGGGCTTGCTACTCATCCGTAGCGTAGTGGCGTGCCTACCGATCGGCAGTGCGGCGTTTACCACACCTAGGCTGGGTTGCATGACGCCGCGAGATGCAGCAGACGCGAACGACAACCGGTGGTCCGATCTGGACCGCCCGCCGCTCAACGGGGCCGCCCTGCGCAGGGCGCTCGTCCGCGACGGCGGGCTGTGGAGCGACGTGGAGGTGGTGGACCGCACCGGGTCGACCAACACCGATCTGGCCGCCGTCGTGACCGGGGAGAAGGGCGCCGACGAGGGCGCGGTCCTCGTCGCCGAGGAGCAGAACGCCGGGCGCGGCCGCCTCGACCGCCGCTGGACGGCGCCCGCCCGCTCCGGCCTCTTCTTCTCCGTCGTGCTGAAGCCCGCCGGAGTGCCCGTCGAACGCTGGGGCTGGCTGCCGCTGCTCACCGGCGTCGCCGTCGCCACGGCCCTCTCGCGCTCCGCGGGCGTCGACACCGCGCTCAAGTGGCCCAACGACCTGCTGGTCACCGTGGACGGCGAGGAGCGCAAGGCCGGCGGCATCCTCGCCGAGCGCGCGGGCTCCGACGCGGTCGTGGTCGGCATCGGCGTGAACGTCTCGCTGCGCGCCGACGAACTGCCCGTCCCCGGCGCCGGATCGCTGGCGCTCGCGGGCGCGACGACCACGGACCGCGACACCGTGCTGCGGGCCGTGCTGCGCTCGCTCGAGGAGTGGTACGGGCGCTGGCGCGACGCGGGCGGCGACCCGGTCGCCTCCGGCCTCCAGGAGACGTACGCGGCCGGCTGCGCGACGCTCGGGCGCACGGTACGGGCCGAGCTGCCCGGGGGCCGGTCGGTCGTCGGGGAGGCGGTGGCCCTGGACGGGGACGGACGCCTGGTCATCGCGACCGAGGACGGCGTGCGGGAGCCCGTGGGCGCCGGAGACGTGGTGCACCTCAGGCCCGCGTGAGCCGTCCCGCGTGAACAGTCGGCCCCGGCACCCTGCCGGCCCGCGTGAATCAGTCGGCCCCGGCACCCTGCCGGCCGTGTGAGCAGTCGGCACCGTCGGCCTGATGGTCTGTGTGGACCGTCCCCGGCGCCCTGCCGACCCGCGCGGGGCGTGGGCCCTG
Proteins encoded:
- a CDS encoding DeoR/GlpR family DNA-binding transcription regulator, with product MFAAERRQLILEMVRANGAVSLRELARVVQTSEVTVRRDVRALEAEGLLDRRHGGAVLPGGFTRESGFPQKSHLATAEKTAIADLAAGLVEEGEAIVVGAGTTTQELARRLARVPGLTVVTNSLLVAQALAHANRVEVVMTGGTLRGSNYALVGSGAEQSLQGLRVSRAFLSGSGLTAERGLSTSNMLSASVDRALVQAAAEVVVLADHTKLGTDTMFQTVPTDLITRLVTDEPPAHDDRAATELQALADQGVQIAVAGSSASGGAGGDPLPAGRQPRRDVPLPGPRRGQVVPGSGPQLRSAAVMGDQPPAERARVADLRRR
- a CDS encoding helix-turn-helix domain-containing protein; its protein translation is MAGATAKEWAGTSEPARGPGAPRVMRADARRNHGRLLDEARSAFAEHGTDTSLEDVARRAGVGIGTLYRHFPNRHALMSAVFEEAVSDLLARSRELLDAPEPCTALVRWLREIITHAGEYRGLARALMSASRDEGSHLARCSGPMREAGSALLLRAQESGAVRPDVSIGDLLQLTNAIALAAEETADDPALADRLLNLTLRGLKP
- a CDS encoding gamma-glutamylcyclotransferase, which gives rise to MSLYAAYAGNLDPRLMTRRAPHSPLRATGWLNGWRLTFGGEHMGWEGALATIVEAPRSQVFVALYDIAPLDEDSMDRWEGVGLDVYRRMRVRVHTLEGEEPAWVYVLNGYEGGLPSARYLGELADAAESAGAPHDYVMELRKRPC
- a CDS encoding phospho-sugar mutase yields the protein MQDELIARAKAWLAEDPDAETRDELAKLVEAEDVTELTARFSGTLQFGTAGLRGELGAGPMRMNRSVVIRAAAGLAAYLKSKGQTGGLVVIGYDARHKSADFARDTAAVMTGAGLRAAVLPRPLPTPVLAYAIRHLGAVAGVEVTASHNPPRDNGYKVYLGDGSQIVPPADAEIAAEIDAVRALADVPRPDSGWETLDESVLDAYLARTDAVLAEGSPRTARTVYTAMHGVGKDVLLAAFARAGFPEPVLVAEQAEPDPDFPTVAFPNPEEPGAMDLAFATARAAEPDLIIANDPDADRCAVAVRAGADWRMLRGDEVGALLAEHLVRRGARGVFAESIVSSSLLGRIAEGAGLPYEETLTGFKWIARVEGLRFGYEEALGYCVDPDGVRDKDGITAALLITELASELKERGRTLLDLLDDIAVAYGLHATDQLSVRVEDLSVIADAMRRLREQPPTELAGLAITKAEDLTRGTDRLPPTDGLRYTLDGARVIVRPSGTEPKLKCYLEVVVPVGGHDALPAAHAEAAGLLTAIKRDLSAAAGI
- a CDS encoding NAD(P)H-quinone dehydrogenase; its protein translation is MEYVTRIVIIGGGPGGYEAALVAAQLGAEVTVVDCDGLGGASVLTDCVPSKTLIATAEVMTTFDSSYEELGIIVADDTPPLEQAARVVGVDLGKVNRRVKRLALAQSHDITASVTRAGARVLRGRGRLEGMQSLDGSRKVVVSAADGTEETLTADAVLIATGGHPRELPDAQPDGERILNWTQVYDLDELPEELIVVGSGVTGAEFAGAYQALGSRVTLVSSRDRVLPGEDPDAAAVLEDVFRRRGMNVMARSRAESAKRVGDRVEVTLSDGRVISGTHCLMAVGAIPNSSGMGLEEAGVKVRDSGHIWTDKVSRTTAPGVYAAGDVTGVFALASVAAMQGRIAMYHFLGDAVAPLNLKTVSSNVFTDPEIATVGYSQADVDGGKIDARVVKLPLLRNPRAKMQGIRDGFVKIFCRPGTGIVVGGVVVSPRASELIHPISIAVDNNLTVEQIANAFTVYPSLSGSIAEVARQLHTRKITGEG
- a CDS encoding purine-nucleoside phosphorylase, coding for MNASLLPDDIQGDPHAAADAAATRLRELTGAETHDVALVMGSGWAPAVDALGTPEAEFPVTELPGFPPPAVEGHGGTIRSYRIGDKRALVFLGRTHYYEGRGVAAVAHGVRTAVAAGCKTIVLTNGCGGLREGMRPGQPVLISDHINLTATSPIVGANFVDLTDLYSPRLRALCKEVDPSLEEGVYAQFPGPHYETPAEIRMARVIGADLVGMSTTLEAIAAREAGAEVLGISLVTNLAAGMTGEPLNHEEVLQAGRDSAARMGELLTQVLDRL